Within the Naumovozyma castellii chromosome 1, complete genome genome, the region GTACCGAGTTGAAATCCAACAAATGATGTTTGTCTCAGGTGAGACAAATGATCCACCCATCGAGACAACTTCATTGATAGAGGATATTGTTAGAGGGCAAGTAATTGAGATATTGTTACAAGCAAACAGAACAGCACATTCTAGAGGGAGTAAGAGTATACTTCCGGAGGATGTGATTTTTTTAATTAGACATGACAAAGCCAAAGTCAATAGACTAAGAACATATCTATCATGGAAGGATCTAAGAAAGAATGCTAAGGATCAAGATGCTACTGCTGGCGCTACTGCTACAGTGGGAAGTGGAAATACAGgggatgatgaagaaatgaaaaaaagctcagaaaaagatgaaaaggATGGTAGTAATATGATGAAAGTAAAGAAGTCTCAAATAAAATTACCATGGGAGTTACAGTTCATGTTTAGCGAGCAACCTTTGGAGAATaacgatgatgaaaatgatctggatgaggatgaaagAGATGCCAACATTGCTACAGTGAAGAGGCTTAAGATGGCCGATGATAGAACAAAAAATATgaccaaagaagaatatgtTCATTGGTCTGATTGTCGACAAGCAAGTTTTACATTTCGTAAAAACAAGCGATTTAAAGATTGGTCAGGTATATCACAATTGACTGAAGGGAAACCCCATGATGATGTGATTGATATCTTGGGGTTTTTGACATTTGAAATCGTCTGTGCATTAACAGAAATGGCTATAAAAATCAAGAAACGAGAGCAATTTCTTAGAACAGAAAAGGCCAAGGACCAACAATCGTCCAGTCAAGATGTTAACTTCGAAGTGGCGACAGTGCacagaaagaaaagattatttgatgGCCCAGATACAGTTGTGAATCcattaaaacaaaaacacATAGAAGAAGCATGGCGTGTTCTCCAAGGCATTGATATGAGACATCGTGCATTAACGAATTACAGAGGAGGTAAACTAACGACGCGACCAGTGATTCTTTAATGTTTATCGATACCGTAGcaaaatataatagaaTCTGGAAACTAGAATAGTatacatttttttaatgCCTTTGATTTCtacatattattatatttatttttcgTTGTGCTATTTCCCCCAATAGAACATTTATATAACCTATATTAATGGAATGATCTAATAACGTTCTTTTAATCTGGAAGCAACAGTACGTAAGTTACCGTAGACTTTCCCTGGTGGGGAACCCAAGATCAAACTAACGACGGCTTCTCTTGCCATTCTAATATGAGTGAAACCACCAAGAATATGAATTTTAGTATCTGCCAACACAATTCTTGTTCTGGTAGCATTTTCAATGGCAAATTTGGTCTTACCGTCTTTACCTGCAATACGGCCAATCGCTCTTGATAAATGATCACCAGTTAAAGTTTTCACATCCTTgatttcaaatgtttcaatatATAGATCATCCAATCTTAATAATGCAATGGAATCATCCAGGTCAAAACCTAAAGTAAAGGCCTTTATGAAATCTGCACCCTTCTGTAAAGCACCTGGATCTGTTGTATGTTTTGGATGAGTTCTTAATTCTACAGATTTTGTCTTTAAGTTCATTCTCACTtgcaatttcaaatgatcaACTAAAGGAGGATATATTTTTGTCCAACTATTTCTAAGTGGTGTCATTCTATGTGGTGGAACTGGAACTTTTCTGCTTTCCAATTTTACTTTGGCACCCTCTGCCTTATTAGCTGAACTAAATCTTGGTTTCCCTTCCTCATCTAGCACCACACCCTTCGCCTCCTTCTTCTGCGTGGGTTGTGTATCATCATGTGtatctttttcttcaggGATATCTTGGTCTAGTAAGATATCATCGTCGTCTTCTTCTATTCTTTCAGTGTTGTCTAAACCTATAATTCTGCTAGGTATGCTAGCGTTTGAGACAGGTAGACCTGcagatttcttcaaagcaGTAGGTGCAACCATCTTTGGGTAATGTAACTTAAATGTTGTGGTTTTATGATGCTTCAATAGAATAAAGctattaaagaattaaagcttgaaatgattttttttgcATATTCTTGCGATGAGATGAgcttgaaaatttttctatttcaaaaatttggattatCAGACATTACCCAGTTGAAGAATTGTTCGGCAAAACATGTAACGCTAAGGTCATATATCTAcatttaaaattgaatagTTTGCTCAAGAACTACCTTTTATAATTTGGGGCCTGCTCAAAGTATTTGGAccaactttgaaaaatgtagAGTCGAAATTTCAAGCTCAAGTAGTGATCACTAACTCTGTAAATATAATTGATGGTATTTAAATGTTGGGAGCAGTTGAAAACCAAGCTACCCCAGTGccttattttttaatacACTCCAACAATATTATCTATTAAATATAGTTAGGTGTGGCGTGTGGTATTTTTGCATCTAGCAATGCCAGTTGTTGTGTATTACCCTCGCATCAACTCCATTTCATCTCCGAAATTTTCAACAGAGACTAATGAAATTCATCTATCATCACCACGCCTTAAATCAGCGATGATTGacatatttatttaacGGCGTTAACTTATAGTTATAAACAGTTACCACAATTCTAAACGCAGAATAGTTACACAGGGAgataattatttgatgCTCGAGAAATAATGCTATCGAGACAATTGTTGCGCGGGTCATTGATAACGCCAAAACAATGCACCATCAACCTTAACAGATCCTTCACTCAGTCGTATCTCTTATTTCAATCTCAAGGGAAAAAATCCAAGAGGGATTCCAATTTGCTGTTGCAAAGTATAGAACCAAAGTGGACTTCCTTGAAAAATAAAGCCAACCTTTTGAAATCAACGGCATCCAATTACAGTGGCCAATTAAAACACCATGTTGATAACATGAAGAAATCTATAAGAGAAGCCAACAAAAGGATTGCTGAACAGGAGAAGGAAGGAACTGATATTCGgttaaatttcaaaaaagatGCAAATACTAATGAAATGATTGAAGGATTGCCTTCTGCAAGAGAATTAAATAGAAAGAAATGGTCAAGAAAGTTAGAATTTTATTTAGATTCGTTACAGGAAACTCTTTTTACAGCGACAAGAGCCCTGAATGATGTTACCGGCTATTCTTCGATTCAAAAATTGAGAGATACCATCGGGACTTTGGAAAACAGACTGGATATAGTGAAACGAGATGTTAAAAAGtataaaaatgaatatgCAGATGCAATCGAGAAAAGAGCTACATCACAGAAAGAATTGAACGAACTTTTACAGAGAAAATCTAGTTGGTCACCAGACGATTTGCAAAGATTCACGAAACTTTACACGGAGGATGCATCAAATTCACAGAGAGAACGTGACCTTAAAGATCAAGTTAGAACCATTGAAGCTAAAGAAGATCAACtaaatgatgatttatACAGAGCAATTTTGACGAGATATCATGAAGAACAAATTTGGTCGGATAAAATCAGAAGAACTTCAACATGGGGTACACTTATATT harbors:
- the SPT3 gene encoding transcriptional regulator SPT3 (ancestral locus Anc_5.480); this translates as MDNKHKYRVEIQQMMFVSGETNDPPIETTSLIEDIVRGQVIEILLQANRTAHSRGSKSILPEDVIFLIRHDKAKVNRLRTYLSWKDLRKNAKDQDATAGATATVGSGNTGDDEEMKKSSEKDEKDGSNMMKVKKSQIKLPWELQFMFSEQPLENNDDENDLDEDERDANIATVKRLKMADDRTKNMTKEEYVHWSDCRQASFTFRKNKRFKDWSGISQLTEGKPHDDVIDILGFLTFEIVCALTEMAIKIKKREQFLRTEKAKDQQSSSQDVNFEVATVHRKKRLFDGPDTVVNPLKQKHIEEAWRVLQGIDMRHRALTNYRGGKLTTRPVIL
- the PNO1 gene encoding Pno1p (ancestral locus Anc_5.482), translating into MVAPTALKKSAGLPVSNASIPSRIIGLDNTERIEEDDDDILLDQDIPEEKDTHDDTQPTQKKEAKGVVLDEEGKPRFSSANKAEGAKVKLESRKVPVPPHRMTPLRNSWTKIYPPLVDHLKLQVRMNLKTKSVELRTHPKHTTDPGALQKGADFIKAFTLGFDLDDSIALLRLDDLYIETFEIKDVKTLTGDHLSRAIGRIAGKDGKTKFAIENATRTRIVLADTKIHILGGFTHIRMAREAVVSLILGSPPGKVYGNLRTVASRLKERY
- the SHE9 gene encoding She9p (ancestral locus Anc_5.485), with amino-acid sequence MLSRQLLRGSLITPKQCTINLNRSFTQSYLLFQSQGKKSKRDSNLLLQSIEPKWTSLKNKANLLKSTASNYSGQLKHHVDNMKKSIREANKRIAEQEKEGTDIRLNFKKDANTNEMIEGLPSARELNRKKWSRKLEFYLDSLQETLFTATRALNDVTGYSSIQKLRDTIGTLENRLDIVKRDVKKYKNEYADAIEKRATSQKELNELLQRKSSWSPDDLQRFTKLYTEDASNSQRERDLKDQVRTIEAKEDQLNDDLYRAILTRYHEEQIWSDKIRRTSTWGTLILMGVNIFLFLILQLLLEPWKRRRLTRSFEDKVTIALKKYNEEQSLKFDQLKDHNYQILGTSSTESIEQGLINDISEKEQQTDKYTHTEEYPIKKSSTLQKYLNITSNILKRFLKRIQVFQFLKLDYQISVDTFQVYMYSAALLFLGGFFARVI